Proteins co-encoded in one Stomoxys calcitrans chromosome 5, idStoCalc2.1, whole genome shotgun sequence genomic window:
- the LOC106095427 gene encoding peptidyl-prolyl cis-trans isomerase G, whose amino-acid sequence MLVRLLRPRIFLDLRVGTGQPLGRLTVQLLTEACPEIVTQFVCTCWSHQGENFKFTRLQTHVWLEGELHLSDKNAVTQPNNLEHDPMALNHGTAGGILSFPSRYLRGSKFRFISFAISFQPIDVLNGKRIAFGKIRHGQHVLEQLQNFKLAHNGKPVNEVIVVSCGVL is encoded by the coding sequence ATGTTGGTGCGATTGTTAAGGCCTCGGATATTTTTGGATTTGAGAGTAGGCACTGGCCAACCTTTGGGTCGTCTCACAGTGCAATTGCTAACAGAGGCTTGTCCCGAAATAGTGACTCAATTTGTATGCACCTGTTGGTCTCACCAGGGGGAGAATTTCAAATTCACGCGCCTGCAAACCCATGTGTGGCTGGAAGGTGAATTGCATTTGAGCGACAAGAATGCCGTGACGCAACCCAACAACTTAGAGCACGATCCAATGGCCCTCAATCATGGCACGGCCGGTGGTATTCTTTCCTTTCCCAGTCGTTATTTGCGTGGCAGTAAATTTCGCTTTATCAGTTTCGCCATCAGTTTCCAGCCCATCGATGTGTTGAATGGCAAGCGTATAGCCTTTGGTAAAATTCGACATGGCCAGCATGTGTTGGAGCAATTGCAGaatttcaaattggcccataatGGAAAACCTGTGAATGAAGTTATCGTAGTATCCTGTGGTGTTCTGTGA